Proteins co-encoded in one Synechococcus elongatus PCC 6301 genomic window:
- the txlA gene encoding thiol:disulfide interchange protein TxlA gives MTADNSVPSRLRNILVIAAALVLTILVVLGSRQPSAAASLASLAEQATPYEVAIANDRPMLLEFYADWCTSCQAMAGRIAALKQDYSDRLDFVMLNIDNDKWLPEVLDYNVDGIPQFVYLNGQGQPQGISIGELPRSVLAANLDALVEAQPLPYTNARGNLSEFSADLQPSRSSQTDPRSHSGQVQDGVLD, from the coding sequence ATGACTGCGGATAATTCTGTACCCAGCCGTCTTCGCAACATCTTGGTGATTGCCGCAGCACTCGTACTCACCATCCTAGTGGTGCTGGGGTCTCGTCAGCCATCAGCCGCTGCATCGCTAGCAAGTTTGGCCGAGCAAGCTACGCCCTACGAAGTTGCGATCGCTAACGATCGCCCCATGCTGCTGGAGTTCTACGCCGACTGGTGTACCAGTTGCCAAGCCATGGCTGGCCGCATTGCGGCTCTCAAACAGGACTACAGCGATCGCCTCGACTTTGTCATGCTCAACATCGACAACGACAAATGGCTGCCTGAGGTTTTGGACTACAACGTCGATGGCATTCCGCAGTTTGTCTATCTCAACGGTCAAGGCCAGCCCCAAGGCATCAGTATTGGTGAGCTACCGCGTTCAGTCCTAGCAGCAAACCTCGACGCGCTGGTCGAAGCCCAGCCTCTGCCCTACACCAACGCTCGAGGCAACCTTTCAGAATTCTCAGCGGATCTGCAACCTAGCCGTTCCAGCCAAACTGACCCGCGTAGCCACAGCGGTCAAGTCCAAGACGGTGTTCTAGATTAG
- a CDS encoding transglycosylase SLT domain-containing protein encodes MSAPSSPSTSQTRPPARSLWRRRRTWFLVGGGGLGAAAVVVLLGIWWRSPTPEAAIALRQSDFAELRWQSRFAMDAATRQRARFLYALAIAPDQPQAALQALQGLERSYPLLGPYILKLRAQVQTQLGQDPRETWRQLLNTYPESPVQAEAVLALGQWDLAPATIQRWPRYPASNELARQLAKRQPAEAKRWLLQIAQFGRYRFDIDAVLSELQALPNLTARDRQQIADAYWQRDDYATAADLYARSPQTDETLYRQARSLDLTSQPEVARTLYQQLLQRFPQSPERERALVHLVRLDPANRDRYLQLLERQFALSLPEALGLAAATEPRYRPILLQRFPASPEAAALRWQQAWQQAEAGNLPQAIALVTQTRDRSPTIEAAAQAGFWLGRWQTQLGQTDAAQAAWQWVLQQHPDSYYAWRSAAALGWPVGDFSQVQAQQPAWPQAQSPQALPAGSAVLKELYALGQTEDAWRLWQQEGPSRDPSPSDRFISALLEASISRYDRAASLLKGLPIDSPLRQRSDFVSTLYPVVFKEEITAATQRDRLNPLLVLGLIRQESRFLPGATSVVGARGLMQLMPETAAEVAAELGLQQYDLGDPQTNIQLGSRYLRNVLDYWREDSLFAIASYNAGPGNVENWVRRFGRRDRDRWLEQIPFPETRDYVEKVLSNYWNYLRQSDRSLEQRLQQLDR; translated from the coding sequence ATGTCTGCTCCTTCTTCCCCTTCGACATCCCAGACTCGGCCCCCAGCCCGATCGCTCTGGCGCCGGCGGCGTACCTGGTTTTTGGTCGGTGGAGGTGGCCTTGGAGCGGCAGCAGTCGTTGTCTTGTTGGGGATTTGGTGGCGATCGCCCACCCCGGAAGCTGCGATCGCGCTGCGTCAGTCGGATTTTGCAGAGCTACGCTGGCAATCGCGCTTTGCCATGGATGCCGCCACTCGTCAGCGGGCTCGTTTTCTCTACGCCCTGGCGATCGCCCCAGATCAGCCCCAAGCGGCCCTGCAAGCCCTGCAAGGACTAGAACGCTCCTATCCGCTGCTGGGTCCCTACATCCTCAAACTCCGTGCCCAAGTTCAGACGCAACTGGGCCAAGACCCCCGCGAAACCTGGCGGCAACTGCTCAATACCTATCCCGAGAGTCCTGTGCAGGCAGAGGCTGTCCTGGCCTTGGGACAGTGGGATCTCGCCCCAGCAACGATCCAGCGCTGGCCTCGCTATCCAGCCAGCAATGAGTTGGCGCGTCAGTTGGCGAAACGGCAGCCCGCAGAAGCAAAACGGTGGTTGCTGCAGATTGCCCAATTCGGTCGCTATCGCTTTGATATCGATGCCGTACTGTCGGAATTGCAAGCTCTGCCCAATCTGACTGCCCGTGATCGCCAACAAATTGCTGATGCCTATTGGCAACGCGATGACTATGCAACGGCAGCAGACCTCTACGCGCGATCGCCCCAGACCGATGAAACCCTTTATCGGCAAGCGCGCAGTCTCGACCTGACCAGTCAACCTGAGGTGGCGCGGACCCTCTACCAACAGCTGCTCCAGCGTTTCCCTCAGTCCCCTGAACGGGAGCGGGCTTTAGTCCATCTCGTGCGCTTGGACCCAGCCAATCGCGATCGCTATTTGCAACTGCTAGAGCGGCAATTTGCTCTTAGTCTGCCCGAGGCCCTGGGCCTAGCAGCCGCCACTGAACCGCGTTACCGCCCGATTTTGCTGCAACGGTTTCCCGCCTCACCTGAAGCGGCTGCCCTGCGTTGGCAACAGGCTTGGCAGCAAGCCGAGGCTGGCAATCTACCCCAAGCGATCGCCCTGGTGACTCAAACCCGCGATCGCAGCCCCACCATCGAAGCGGCAGCCCAAGCAGGCTTTTGGTTAGGTCGTTGGCAGACTCAGCTGGGGCAAACTGACGCGGCTCAAGCAGCTTGGCAATGGGTACTTCAGCAGCATCCCGATTCCTACTACGCCTGGCGATCAGCGGCGGCACTGGGTTGGCCGGTTGGGGATTTTTCCCAAGTTCAAGCGCAACAACCGGCTTGGCCGCAAGCCCAATCTCCCCAAGCGTTACCCGCGGGTTCTGCTGTTCTGAAAGAGCTCTATGCCCTCGGCCAGACGGAAGATGCTTGGCGGCTCTGGCAACAGGAAGGCCCTAGCCGCGATCCCAGCCCCAGCGATCGCTTTATCTCCGCTCTGCTGGAGGCCAGCATCAGCCGCTACGATCGCGCCGCGAGTCTCCTCAAAGGTCTGCCGATCGATAGCCCGTTGCGGCAGCGATCGGATTTTGTCAGCACCCTGTATCCAGTAGTTTTCAAAGAGGAAATTACAGCAGCAACCCAGCGCGATCGCCTCAATCCGCTGTTGGTATTAGGTCTGATTCGCCAAGAGTCGCGCTTTTTGCCAGGAGCGACATCAGTCGTTGGGGCGCGAGGCTTGATGCAGTTGATGCCAGAAACGGCCGCTGAAGTGGCGGCAGAACTGGGGCTTCAGCAATACGATTTGGGCGATCCTCAGACCAATATCCAGTTGGGTAGTCGCTATCTTCGCAATGTCTTGGACTATTGGCGCGAGGACAGTCTCTTTGCGATCGCTAGCTACAATGCTGGCCCCGGTAATGTCGAAAATTGGGTGCGTCGCTTTGGCCGTAGAGATCGCGATCGCTGGTTAGAGCAGATTCCTTTCCCTGAAACGCGCGATTACGTCGAGAAAGTCCTCAGTAACTATTGGAACTATCTGCGTCAGAGCGATCGCAGCTTAGAGCAGCGTTTACAACAACTAGACCGTTAA
- the glmM gene encoding phosphoglucosamine mutase, which translates to MVSATRWETAIEVTPWIAAIAEQVPLFGTDGIRGRVGEHLTAPLAQQVGFWTGQVLRQAGGDRGPVVVGQDSRNSSNMLAMALSSGLAAAGVEVLHLGLCPTPGVAYLTHHSEAIGGVMISASHNPPGDNGIKVFGADGSKLDRQLQAAIEAGLRGQQTSLPATTWGQHYYQPQLADHYQAAIAQSLGQRANLQGLKIVLDLAWGAAALLAPRLFRELGAEVIALHDLPDGNQINVNCGSTHLARLQAAVLEQGADMGFAFDGDADRVLAVDGRGRSVDGDHILFLWGRELEQQQQLPGQAIVTTVMANLGFERAWQAVGGEFVRTAVGDQYVQAEMQARGAMLGGEQSGHILCRHYALTGDGTLTAAHVAALVQASGVSLADLVDQSFRPYPQLLRNVRVEDRDRRCNWQNCAALTQAIAAAETDMGDRGRVLVRASGTEPLLRIMVEAEEAQQVEHWTTHLVQVAESHLL; encoded by the coding sequence ATGGTCTCAGCGACACGTTGGGAGACAGCGATTGAAGTTACTCCTTGGATCGCAGCGATCGCTGAGCAGGTTCCGCTGTTTGGAACCGATGGCATTCGCGGTCGCGTCGGTGAGCATTTGACAGCGCCACTGGCTCAGCAGGTCGGCTTCTGGACTGGACAGGTGCTGCGGCAAGCTGGGGGCGATCGTGGGCCAGTCGTCGTCGGCCAAGATTCGCGTAATTCCAGCAACATGCTGGCGATGGCGCTCTCTTCAGGGCTGGCCGCCGCGGGTGTGGAAGTGCTGCACCTCGGCCTGTGTCCCACGCCCGGTGTCGCCTACCTGACCCACCACAGTGAAGCGATCGGCGGGGTGATGATTTCCGCCAGCCACAATCCACCCGGCGATAACGGCATCAAGGTGTTCGGGGCCGATGGCAGCAAACTCGATCGCCAGCTCCAAGCCGCGATCGAAGCGGGCCTGCGCGGTCAGCAAACCAGCCTGCCAGCGACGACTTGGGGGCAACATTACTACCAGCCCCAACTCGCGGATCACTACCAAGCGGCGATCGCTCAATCCTTGGGACAGCGAGCCAACCTGCAAGGGCTCAAGATTGTCCTTGACCTCGCTTGGGGGGCTGCCGCCCTACTCGCTCCTCGACTGTTCCGGGAACTCGGCGCTGAGGTGATCGCCCTGCATGACCTGCCAGATGGTAATCAGATCAACGTCAACTGCGGCTCGACTCATCTGGCACGGCTACAAGCCGCTGTCCTTGAGCAGGGCGCAGACATGGGTTTTGCCTTTGATGGCGACGCCGATCGCGTTTTGGCCGTCGATGGACGGGGCCGTAGCGTCGATGGCGACCACATCCTCTTCCTCTGGGGACGGGAACTGGAGCAGCAACAGCAGCTTCCGGGTCAGGCAATTGTGACGACAGTGATGGCTAATCTGGGCTTTGAGCGAGCTTGGCAAGCCGTGGGTGGCGAATTTGTCCGCACCGCTGTCGGTGATCAGTATGTGCAAGCGGAAATGCAGGCTCGCGGGGCGATGCTAGGCGGCGAACAGTCCGGGCATATCCTTTGCCGTCACTACGCATTGACGGGGGATGGCACTTTGACAGCTGCCCATGTTGCAGCCTTAGTGCAAGCTAGTGGAGTTTCTCTTGCTGACTTGGTTGACCAGAGTTTCCGACCCTATCCGCAACTGCTGCGCAATGTGCGCGTGGAAGATCGCGATCGCCGTTGCAACTGGCAGAACTGCGCGGCTCTGACCCAAGCGATCGCAGCGGCAGAGACCGATATGGGCGATCGCGGCCGCGTTTTGGTACGCGCCTCCGGCACGGAACCGTTGCTGCGGATCATGGTGGAAGCCGAGGAAGCCCAGCAGGTTGAACATTGGACCACCCATCTCGTGCAAGTGGCGGAATCACACCTGCTCTAG
- a CDS encoding ribonuclease III domain-containing protein, which yields MFVPESDPLRGDRRLSPAAAKQLAPQALAYLGDALYEFHVRLRLLLPAQRSHQVHQSVVGAVRAERQAELLVSLLPLLTAEELEIVRRGRNAAGRVPRRLTGEYYQQATGLETLLGYLYLCDPQRLQALLQQLPVTEY from the coding sequence TTGTTCGTTCCCGAGTCAGACCCCCTCCGCGGCGATCGCCGCCTCAGTCCTGCGGCAGCAAAGCAACTGGCGCCCCAGGCACTAGCCTACCTAGGAGATGCCCTCTACGAATTCCATGTGCGCCTGCGTTTGTTACTGCCGGCGCAGCGTTCCCATCAAGTTCACCAGTCTGTGGTTGGTGCAGTGCGAGCCGAGCGCCAAGCGGAATTGTTGGTGAGTCTACTACCGCTGCTGACAGCGGAAGAACTTGAGATTGTCCGTCGCGGTCGTAATGCGGCCGGACGTGTGCCACGCCGCCTGACTGGAGAATACTATCAGCAGGCAACAGGGTTAGAGACCCTGCTGGGCTATCTCTATCTGTGTGATCCCCAGCGCTTGCAAGCGCTACTCCAGCAGCTGCCCGTCACCGAGTACTGA
- a CDS encoding NIL domain-containing protein: MKKRVTLTFPRRIVQMPITYRLATEFNVAANIIRAQITPNQSGKLVVELSGDIDALEAAIDWMGMQDINVSLTTAEIVIDRDRCVDCGLCTGVCPTGALRLDPKSFQLQFDRPRCSVCEQCIPTCPVQAIATNL, from the coding sequence ATGAAGAAGCGCGTGACCCTCACGTTTCCACGACGGATTGTCCAAATGCCGATTACCTATCGGCTAGCGACTGAATTTAATGTGGCAGCCAATATTATTCGCGCCCAGATCACGCCTAACCAAAGCGGCAAACTGGTAGTCGAGCTATCCGGCGATATCGATGCGCTAGAAGCCGCGATCGACTGGATGGGGATGCAAGATATTAATGTCTCGCTCACCACTGCTGAGATTGTGATCGATCGCGATCGCTGCGTCGATTGCGGCCTTTGTACAGGGGTTTGCCCAACTGGCGCTCTGCGACTTGACCCCAAGAGCTTTCAGCTTCAGTTCGATCGGCCGCGCTGTAGTGTCTGTGAACAGTGCATTCCCACCTGTCCGGTACAGGCGATCGCCACTAACTTGTAA
- a CDS encoding histone deacetylase family protein yields the protein MNLEQALSGRLPIVYSDRFLDHDTGLGHPERPERLSATVTHLRSQPWSTALDWYLPTDLATRSPLPWIETCHSLHYIDSVQHLAERGGGSLDPDTPCSAASYEVALLAVNVWLDGIDRLLTRQSQAAFALTRPPGHHALATHGMGFCLFGNAAIAARYALAQGLTKVAIVDWDVHHGNGTQALVEQQPAIAYVSLHQSPAYPGTGSASETGFYENVRNLPLPPGSDGQDYRQCFETIVLPFLRAWQPQLLIVSAGYDAAAADPLANMRLQPADYGALTQQLRSLQIPILFGLEGGYDLPALSASVAATLAACLEPPSAPKQSG from the coding sequence ATGAACCTTGAGCAGGCCCTATCAGGGCGATTGCCGATTGTCTACAGCGATCGCTTTTTGGACCATGACACGGGCTTAGGTCATCCGGAGCGGCCAGAGCGGTTATCGGCGACGGTGACCCATCTGCGATCGCAACCTTGGAGTACGGCTCTCGACTGGTATTTGCCCACCGATCTGGCGACGCGATCGCCCCTGCCTTGGATCGAGACTTGCCACTCGCTGCACTACATCGACAGCGTTCAGCACTTGGCTGAGCGGGGCGGCGGCTCCTTGGATCCGGATACGCCTTGCTCCGCCGCGAGCTACGAGGTAGCGCTGCTGGCCGTTAACGTCTGGCTGGATGGCATCGATCGCTTGCTGACCAGGCAATCTCAGGCGGCCTTTGCCCTGACTCGCCCCCCCGGACATCACGCGCTGGCCACCCATGGCATGGGTTTTTGTCTGTTTGGCAATGCCGCGATCGCAGCCCGCTATGCTCTCGCTCAAGGACTGACGAAAGTTGCGATCGTCGATTGGGATGTCCATCACGGCAACGGGACGCAAGCCTTAGTCGAACAGCAGCCGGCGATCGCCTACGTCTCCCTCCACCAAAGTCCGGCTTACCCTGGCACGGGCTCCGCCTCGGAGACTGGCTTTTATGAAAATGTTCGCAACCTCCCCCTCCCCCCTGGCAGCGATGGGCAGGACTATCGCCAGTGTTTTGAGACGATCGTGCTGCCGTTTTTGCGCGCTTGGCAGCCGCAGTTGCTCATTGTCAGTGCCGGCTACGATGCGGCAGCAGCCGATCCACTCGCCAACATGCGGTTACAGCCAGCGGATTACGGGGCCCTGACCCAGCAGCTGCGATCGCTGCAGATTCCTATTCTGTTTGGCCTCGAAGGGGGTTACGACCTCCCGGCTTTGTCGGCGTCGGTGGCGGCAACGCTGGCTGCTTGTCTGGAACCCCCGTCGGCTCCTAAGCAGTCAGGGTGA
- the dapB gene encoding 4-hydroxy-tetrahydrodipicolinate reductase: protein MAHPIPVVVNGATGKMGRETIKAIAAADDVTLVGAIARSADVQGQDIGEIVGLGPLEVPVTNDLEGMLCLASQEREVPVVVDFTHPDCIYDNVRKAIAYGVRPVVGTTGLNNEQLQELAEFAEKASVGCLVIPNFSIGMVLLMQAAIQASRFYDHVEILELHHDQKADAPSGTAIKTAQMLAELGKTFNPPKVTEKETMPGARGAVGPENIRIHSVRLPGLIAHEEVIFGAPGEILTLRHDTMDRSCYMPGVLLAVRKVRQLTGLIYGLDRIP, encoded by the coding sequence ATGGCTCACCCGATTCCTGTGGTTGTCAATGGGGCGACTGGCAAGATGGGGCGCGAAACGATCAAGGCGATCGCAGCGGCGGATGATGTGACCCTCGTGGGGGCGATCGCCCGCAGTGCGGATGTGCAGGGGCAAGACATCGGCGAGATTGTCGGGCTTGGGCCGCTGGAAGTGCCGGTGACCAATGACCTTGAAGGAATGCTCTGCCTGGCTTCGCAGGAGCGGGAAGTGCCCGTTGTTGTCGATTTCACCCACCCTGACTGCATCTATGACAACGTCCGCAAGGCGATCGCCTATGGTGTGCGGCCAGTTGTGGGCACCACCGGCTTAAACAATGAGCAGTTGCAGGAACTAGCGGAGTTTGCCGAAAAAGCCAGCGTTGGCTGCTTGGTAATTCCTAACTTTTCGATTGGCATGGTGCTGCTGATGCAGGCAGCGATTCAGGCCAGCCGCTTCTACGACCACGTCGAAATTTTGGAACTGCATCACGACCAAAAGGCGGATGCGCCCAGTGGCACGGCCATCAAAACCGCGCAGATGCTGGCAGAACTGGGCAAAACCTTCAATCCTCCCAAGGTAACCGAGAAGGAGACGATGCCCGGCGCCCGCGGTGCTGTTGGCCCTGAAAATATCCGCATTCACAGCGTCCGTCTGCCGGGACTGATTGCCCACGAAGAGGTGATCTTTGGTGCGCCCGGTGAAATTCTGACCCTGCGTCACGACACCATGGATCGCAGTTGCTATATGCCGGGTGTGCTGTTAGCAGTGCGGAAGGTGCGGCAACTGACGGGGCTGATCTACGGCCTCGATCGCATTCCCTAA
- the nblA gene encoding phycobilisome degradation protein NblA, with the protein MLPPLPDFSLSVEQQFDLQKYRQQVRDISREDLEDLFIEVVRQKMAHENIFKGMIRQGS; encoded by the coding sequence ATGCTCCCCCCTCTCCCCGACTTTTCCCTCAGTGTTGAACAGCAGTTTGATCTGCAGAAGTACCGTCAGCAGGTGCGTGACATCTCACGGGAAGACCTCGAAGATCTGTTCATCGAAGTGGTTCGCCAGAAGATGGCACACGAGAACATCTTCAAAGGCATGATTCGCCAAGGAAGTTAG
- a CDS encoding STAS domain-containing protein, with product MTTLEDTAIRETLALTVSLRGTVEVRDDYQLFRLTGQLDAFSEPTFRKVLGKSLEDGPKHAILDLSKIDFIDSSGLGALVQLAKQAQTSKGSLQIVTNPRVTQTVKLVRLENFLALQPSVDVALSNISVS from the coding sequence ATGACAACGCTGGAGGATACGGCCATTCGCGAAACGCTCGCCCTGACGGTTAGTTTGCGAGGAACCGTAGAAGTCAGGGACGATTACCAATTGTTCCGGCTTACGGGTCAGCTCGATGCCTTCTCGGAGCCGACCTTCCGCAAGGTTCTTGGCAAGAGCCTAGAAGATGGGCCAAAACATGCTATTCTAGATCTCTCGAAGATCGATTTTATCGATAGTTCTGGCTTAGGCGCTTTGGTTCAACTTGCGAAGCAAGCTCAAACCAGCAAAGGAAGTTTGCAAATTGTCACGAATCCCCGTGTCACACAGACTGTGAAACTCGTGCGATTAGAAAACTTCTTGGCCCTTCAGCCTTCGGTGGACGTAGCGCTGTCCAATATCAGCGTGTCATAA
- the carA gene encoding glutamine-hydrolyzing carbamoyl-phosphate synthase small subunit produces MVRISGFCCAMSLAERQAALLVLADGSVFHGYACGAAGTVIGEVVFNTGMTGYQEVLTDPSYCGQIVSFTYPELGNTGVNPEDEESARPQVSGLIARNVARRHSNWRADRSLPDYLQQHNIVGIYGIDTRALTQHLRSTGAMNGGISTTILDPEELWAEVKAAPSMEGLNLVDQVTTDRPYEWQTPTSQTWEFIEGPTTESLTVVAIDFGVKRNILRRLASYGCRVIVVPADTPIEEILRHEPDGVFLSNGPGDPATVKNGISTAQALLQTGLPLFGICLGHQILGSALGAQTFKLKFGHRGLNHPCGLSQQVEITGQNHGFAIAADSLGPDVEVTHLNLNDRTVAGLRHRHLPVFSVQYHPEASPGPHDSDYLFEQFVALMRDRQPTPVA; encoded by the coding sequence ATGGTTCGGATCTCGGGCTTTTGCTGCGCTATGTCCCTTGCTGAACGCCAAGCTGCTCTGCTCGTCTTGGCTGACGGATCCGTATTCCATGGTTACGCCTGCGGGGCGGCGGGAACGGTCATCGGTGAAGTTGTCTTCAACACCGGCATGACCGGCTATCAAGAAGTGCTGACAGACCCGAGCTACTGTGGGCAGATTGTCAGCTTTACCTATCCCGAGCTGGGCAACACCGGGGTCAACCCCGAAGACGAAGAGTCTGCCCGGCCTCAAGTCAGCGGCTTGATTGCTCGTAATGTTGCTCGCCGCCACAGCAACTGGCGGGCCGATCGCTCCCTGCCTGACTATTTGCAACAGCACAACATTGTTGGCATCTACGGCATCGACACCCGCGCCCTCACGCAACATTTGCGATCGACGGGGGCGATGAATGGCGGCATCTCCACAACTATTTTGGATCCTGAAGAACTCTGGGCAGAAGTCAAAGCCGCCCCATCCATGGAAGGGTTGAATTTGGTCGATCAAGTCACGACCGATCGCCCCTACGAGTGGCAAACTCCCACCAGTCAAACCTGGGAATTTATTGAAGGGCCAACCACAGAGTCCCTGACAGTTGTCGCCATCGACTTCGGCGTGAAGCGCAATATCCTGCGCCGCTTGGCCAGCTATGGTTGCCGTGTGATCGTGGTTCCGGCCGATACGCCGATCGAAGAAATCCTGCGGCACGAGCCAGATGGTGTCTTTCTCTCCAATGGCCCTGGCGATCCAGCCACGGTCAAAAATGGGATCAGCACCGCCCAAGCACTCCTGCAAACTGGACTGCCGTTGTTTGGGATTTGCCTCGGGCACCAGATTCTGGGGTCAGCCTTGGGGGCTCAAACCTTCAAGCTCAAGTTTGGCCACCGGGGGCTCAACCACCCCTGTGGCTTGTCCCAGCAGGTCGAGATCACCGGCCAAAACCACGGCTTTGCGATCGCGGCGGACTCCTTAGGGCCGGATGTGGAAGTCACCCACCTCAACCTCAACGATCGCACGGTAGCGGGGTTACGACACCGCCATCTGCCCGTCTTCTCGGTCCAGTATCACCCCGAAGCCAGCCCAGGGCCCCATGATTCTGACTATCTGTTTGAGCAGTTTGTGGCTTTAATGCGCGATCGCCAACCCACTCCAGTGGCTTAG
- the trpD gene encoding anthranilate phosphoribosyltransferase encodes MLVAPPAFAEAQVLLQRLLNHESLGAVQARALMEQWSSGTLPEALSGALLAALQSKGVSAQELAAMAQVLQEQAVAVEASDRREPLVDTCGTGGDGAETFNISTAVAFVTAAAGVKVAKHGNRSASGRVGSADVLEALGLNLTAPSDRIHAAVDEVGITFLFAPGWHPAMKAVAPLRKILGVRTVFNLLGPLVNPLRPTGQVIGVYNPGLLPTISGALAELGVRRAIVLHGREGLDEGGLADCMDLAIVREGQLSQQVVDPRDLGLTQAPTVALKGGSVEENADILKAVLQGKGTRAQQDAVLLNAALALEVGEQVDRLDQGIGLARSVLASGAAWQKLTQLAAFLQS; translated from the coding sequence ATGCTCGTTGCCCCGCCTGCCTTCGCCGAAGCTCAAGTCCTGCTGCAGCGTCTGTTAAATCACGAGTCGCTAGGGGCAGTGCAGGCCCGAGCCTTGATGGAGCAGTGGTCGTCGGGCACCCTGCCCGAGGCTCTGTCTGGGGCACTTTTGGCTGCTTTGCAGAGTAAGGGCGTGTCTGCTCAAGAACTGGCGGCCATGGCGCAGGTGCTCCAAGAACAGGCCGTTGCAGTTGAAGCGAGCGATCGCCGGGAGCCCCTTGTCGATACCTGTGGGACCGGTGGTGACGGTGCCGAAACTTTCAACATCTCAACGGCCGTGGCTTTTGTGACGGCAGCGGCTGGCGTCAAAGTTGCCAAGCATGGCAATCGTTCTGCCTCTGGTCGGGTGGGGTCAGCGGATGTCCTCGAAGCTCTGGGGCTTAACCTGACAGCACCGAGCGATCGCATCCATGCGGCAGTGGATGAGGTCGGCATTACCTTCCTGTTTGCCCCAGGCTGGCATCCCGCCATGAAAGCCGTCGCTCCGCTCCGCAAAATCCTCGGAGTACGCACCGTCTTTAATCTGCTGGGCCCCTTGGTCAACCCGCTCCGCCCGACGGGGCAAGTCATTGGGGTCTACAATCCCGGGCTGCTGCCCACGATCTCAGGAGCCTTGGCGGAACTCGGAGTTCGTCGGGCGATCGTGTTGCATGGTCGCGAAGGTCTGGACGAAGGGGGGCTAGCCGACTGCATGGATCTGGCGATCGTGCGCGAAGGGCAGCTCAGCCAGCAGGTTGTCGATCCCCGCGATCTGGGTTTGACCCAGGCCCCGACGGTCGCACTCAAGGGCGGCAGTGTTGAAGAGAATGCCGATATTCTCAAAGCGGTTTTGCAAGGGAAGGGGACGCGGGCTCAGCAGGATGCGGTCCTGCTTAATGCCGCCTTAGCCTTGGAAGTTGGGGAGCAGGTCGATCGCCTTGACCAAGGCATCGGTTTGGCGCGATCGGTCTTGGCCAGTGGCGCGGCGTGGCAAAAGCTCACCCAGTTAGCGGCCTTCCTTCAGAGCTAA
- a CDS encoding N-acetylmuramoyl-L-alanine amidase family protein produces MSKRWLARSAAVAIACLPALISLEAISTQPAIAQAAVNNLRSIDADAEGQLIFRTDAPPRFEWTPDLGGNYQLTLFDTQLPLNFRTLPPPLSLARFEINRQGNNIVIRLRTRPGSRLEPPVMTAAGLLGLMLPKASLPALTTAPPRLTPLVPNLNPIPQPSVVGLPPLTRPAVIVIDPGHGGRDPGAIGIGGIRETDIVLDISTQVTRLLQAQGAQVVMTRQDDREVDLAPRVAIAQRARATVFVSIHANALSMSRPDVNGIETYFFSAASRPLAQAIQDRMMQFFPDMRNRGVKQARFYVIRQTTMPSSLVEVGFVTGAEDAPRLADPTFRAQMSQAIAAGILDFLNR; encoded by the coding sequence GTGAGTAAACGCTGGCTAGCCCGGAGCGCTGCTGTGGCGATCGCCTGTCTACCGGCGCTGATCAGCCTCGAAGCAATCTCCACCCAACCAGCGATCGCCCAGGCGGCAGTCAACAATTTGCGCAGCATCGATGCGGATGCAGAAGGTCAACTCATCTTTCGCACGGATGCACCGCCGCGCTTTGAATGGACGCCAGACCTCGGTGGTAACTATCAGCTGACGCTCTTTGATACCCAGCTTCCCCTGAACTTTCGGACTCTGCCGCCGCCCTTGAGCTTGGCGCGCTTTGAAATCAATCGTCAGGGAAATAACATTGTCATCCGCCTGCGGACGCGCCCCGGTAGTCGTTTAGAACCGCCGGTGATGACAGCAGCAGGTCTACTGGGGCTGATGCTACCGAAAGCGAGCCTGCCGGCCCTAACGACGGCACCGCCTCGCCTGACGCCGCTGGTGCCCAACCTAAACCCGATTCCTCAGCCCTCTGTAGTCGGACTGCCGCCCCTGACGCGACCGGCAGTGATTGTGATCGATCCCGGCCATGGCGGGCGCGATCCCGGCGCGATCGGGATTGGTGGCATCCGTGAGACGGATATCGTGCTCGATATCTCTACTCAGGTCACCCGACTGCTCCAAGCGCAGGGGGCACAGGTGGTGATGACGCGGCAAGACGATCGTGAGGTTGATTTAGCCCCGCGCGTGGCGATCGCTCAGCGAGCACGAGCAACGGTCTTCGTCAGCATCCACGCCAATGCTCTCAGCATGAGTCGGCCAGACGTCAACGGCATCGAGACCTACTTCTTCTCGGCAGCCAGTCGACCACTCGCCCAGGCCATCCAAGACCGGATGATGCAGTTCTTCCCCGACATGCGCAATCGTGGTGTCAAGCAAGCGCGTTTCTACGTCATTCGCCAGACAACGATGCCCTCAAGTTTAGTGGAAGTGGGATTTGTGACGGGGGCTGAGGATGCGCCTCGCCTCGCGGATCCCACGTTTCGCGCCCAGATGTCCCAAGCCATCGCGGCCGGCATTCTCGACTTCCTCAATCGCTGA